The window CCAGTAGAAGGCGCTGAATTTGCCAAAGGGGGAAAAGCTGCCGATTTTCTACGTTTTATTCAACAAGACGTAAAACCTTACATTGAGCAGCATTTCGACATCAATAAGGAAAAACAATATTTCTTTGGCCATTCTTTTGGTGGGTTATTTGGATTATATGTACTCTTCCATCAACCAGATTTATTTCAATATTACACCTTGGCAAGCCCTTCTCTTTGGTGGGGGAATGGTTCATTTTTACCTCAAACCGAACCTTGGATTCGCCAAAAACCATCACATATCCAGATTACATTAGGCTATTATGAAGACCATCCTGAGCAGGATCCAAATATCACCGAAGAACAATTACAACGTATTAATCAACGGAAACAAATGCGAACAATCAATGCGCATCAGTTGGCGGAAATATTGGAAAAACAAGGTAATTCCGTGGAATTTATTTCCATTCCCAATAAAAATCATGGTGGCTCGATTCCGGACGCTATCAAACATTGTTTGGAACAAGTTCAACAATAAAAGGCTATAAAAAATCCCCGTTATACTAAACGGGGGTTTTTCTTATTGGGCTTGTTTGAGTTTATCAATCGCTTCTTTATTGAAGAAGTAATGTGTGCCACAACATTCACACTGCATATCAATACTGCCTTTATGCTCTTCTAAGATTTCATCAATTTCAGCTTCTGGAATCAGCAACAATGCTGCACCAGAACGTTCAGGTGAGCAACCGCAGAAGAAAGAAACAGTTTGCGGTTCAAAAACTTCCACTACTTCTTCATGATATAAACGATAAAGCAATTCTTCTGCAGGTAATCCAAATAACTCCTCATCTTTGACTGTTGCAGCTAAGGTCGTTAAATGTTCAAAATCTTCTGGTGTACCTTGACCATCCGGCATAATCTGTAGCAACATTCCAGCGGCAACGGCTTTACCGTCATATTCACCCGTGCGAATAATAAGTTGCGTTTGTAATTGCTCTGAACGGACAAAATAGTCTTCTAAACATTCCGTAATGGTTGGTTTATCTAAACCGATAACACCTTGATAACGCTCACCCTCGTTTGGTGCAATCGTAATCACTAACACACCTTTGCCAATCATATCATGTAGGCTCATGCCGTCTTGAATATCACCTTGCACACGTGCTAATGCACGAATTTGTTGCTGATCATTGCCATTAACTAAGGCTAATTTTAATGGACCATCACCTTGAATTTGAACCGTAATATTGCCATTAAATTTTAATGTGGCGGTCAACAAATTCGTTGCCACCATCATCTCGCCCAGTAAGTTTTGTACCGCTTTTGGATAATGATGAGTATTCAATGTATCAGTAAAGGTTTGGTTTAATCGTACCCATTCACCACGCACGGCACGGTTTTGGAAAAGGTAACGGTAAAGTTTGTCATTGTCTTGAGTGTAATTCATTATTTGTTCCTATTTATTCTTTGAGTAAAAAGTGCGGTCAATTTTGAGAATAAATTGTAAACGTTCAAAAAAGATGTCGTTTTGTTACCGCACTTTATGCCTGTGCAGTATTATGGGGGTGAAAATCAAAATTACAAGCCAAAAAGAAAAGCGGATAGCTTTCACTATCCGCTCGTTTTATACTATTAAACTGATAAATTACCAGTATGCACGTAAACCGATAACAGTTTTGAAATCACGGCTACGATCTACAGTGCTGTTTTCGTATTTAGTGCGGGTTGCTTGCCATTCTAAGAATGGTTTCACTTTTAAAGAACCTTGGTTAAACACATAGTATTCAGTACCTACCATGAATTGGCGAGTTCTGTCTGTATTATTACTGTGTTTATCTGTTTTATATGCATACATTGCATAAACGTTCCAATCTTCGTTTAAACCTTGACGAACAATTGCACGCACTTCATTTTTAATGCGTTTGTCACCTTGGTTTTTGGTTACTTGACGCTCCAAATCTAAGCCATAAGTGGTGTGAACGAAGTTATATGCTAAACCTAAGCCATAAGCATTACGGAATAATGACGTGTTGTTTGCATTTTCGGAAATTTCACGAGTAAAACCTGCTGCTACAGTTACATTTTGAATGCTATCAATTGCATGGTTGAAGATAAGACCTGTACCCCAAGCATTTTTACGTTTGTTTGTTAAATCAAGGTTTTTCATGCTACGTTTGCTTGAACCACCGTAGTACGCACCAAATTTAACTTTGTTATCACCATAGTTACCGTTGTACACGTATTGAGTTACACGACGAGCAGAACCATCTAATAAGCCATCAGATAAGCTGTAAGTATTTGCTAAGTCGGTTTGTTTTACTTCATCAGTGATAGTTGGCATGTTACCGTAAGTTAACTCACCAAATTGTTTGTGGCCAAAACCAGCGTAAAGGAAGTGAGTATAAACATGATCAAAATCATGTTGTGAAGGTGCTTCACCACGCATACGCCATTCAGCACGACCTAATGCATAAAAATCACCACCTAAGCTTTGTTTTAATTTAATACCAAAACGTGAACCATTGTTATCTACTGCGTGGTTGATGTGCTCTTTGCTTTCACCGCCCGCTACATAGTTAGTTTTGTTAGACGTGCTTTCCCACTTAACACGTAAAGAACCATAGAAATCAACATCCGTACCAGTTTGGTCAATGTGGAAGTTATAAGCTTGTGCAGAACCTGCTGCTAATGCAGCTACAGATAAAGCAAGAAGTGTTTTTTTCATAACGCTTTCCCTATTATTTAATGAAGTTAATAAAAATTGAACTTTTTTAGTCTATACATCATAACCTAAATGTGTCAATCTTAAATTTTTCCAACTATCAGAAAATAGACAATATTTTGACTAAAATTAATCTAAATCAATACATTTCCAATTATTCTACAAACTATTTAATTAAGGCATTTAGTCTAGAAAAGACCTGCATTGAAGTAATATTTCCCATTGAATTTGCCGTTAAATAATGCTGATTTTTACCATAACAGCCAATTAAGGTCGGATCCGTTGCACCATAAAGCGTAATATTCGGTTTATCCAGCGCAGCAGTTAAGTGGGCAAGCCCGGTATCCACCGAAACCACTGCTTTCGCATTAGCAATTTGATAAGCCAATTCATGTAATGAAAGCTTAGGTAAAACAACTACGTGAGATAATCCTTTTGCTAATCGCTCTGCTCTAGCCTTTTCTTTTTCATTTCCCCAAGGCAAACGGACTTGAACAGAAAGTGCGGTCAGTTTTTCGATTAAATTTCGCCATTCTCGTTCTGGCCAATGCTTTTCATCTCTTGTCGTAGAATGAAAAAAGATCACATAAGGCTCGATAGAATCTGCGGAAATAAAATGACGGGCAATGTCATAATCCCCTTTCGCTTTCGGTAATGGATAAGATAAGGCTTGCGCAAAAAGTTGGCGAATACGTTCTACCGCATGTTGTTGATAAGAAATATCGTATTTTTTATCGTAGAACAAGGAGGCAATCGGTTCACGGATACTTTTTCGATCATAACCATGCTTAACGCCATTGGTTAAGCGTGTCGCAAAAAAGGCACTTTTAAAAAGCCCTTGAGCATCAATCACAGCATCATATTGATTGGCTTGTAATAAAGTGCGGTAAGATTTCCATTCATTTTTTGTTTGAACCGAAAAAGGTGATTTTCGCCAACGTCTTAAGGCTATTGGAATGATTTGTTTCACGGCAGAATGCCAACGTGGGATTTCGGTAAAATTCTCTTCCACCACCCAATCAATGGATAAATTAGGAATAGCAAGCTGTGCATCAGTCAGTGCAGGCAAAGTATGGATTATATCGCCCATAGAAGACGTTTTGATCACGCATACTTTCATTTGATTAACCTTCTTCCCCAATGCATAATTCCAAGCCCAGATACGGCTAAAACGCCGCCAATAATTAAGGAGGAATCCACTTGTTCATTCAACCAAACGGCTGAAAATAAAATGCCTAAAATCGGCACAAGAATAATGTAAGCCGAGGCATTGCCTGCCCCTAAGTGTTTCACACCATCAAAATACCATGCATAAGCCAACACTGTTGAGCCAAATGCAAGACCTAGTAAACTAAACCATTGCGATCCATTTAATTGAAATACGGTTGCCCAATCTTCCGCACTTTCCGTCCATAATGCTGCCGACGTCAGCATGAAAAAACCAAAAGTAGAAGAAATCGTGGTGGCGGTGAGAGAATCAATTCCGATTAATACTTTACGAGCCAATAAAGTATAAGCAACCCAGCAAACTAAAGCACAAAGCAATAACATTTGACCGAATCCAAAATTTTGTAAGAGATTAGTTGGATTCCCTTTTGTCATGGCTAACAAAGAACCGCTAATCGCAATAATCATCCCTAATACAACCCAGCGATTCCATTTTTCTTTAAATAATAAAATAGCAAAAAACATCGTAAAGACGGGGTTAGAAGCAACCACCATCGTTCCTTGCCCTGCTGGAACATATTTCAAACCCCAAATAAAGAAAGTCGAATAACCAAAGATCCCAAGCAAAGCCGTTAACAATAACCCCACCCATTGATTAGGTCGCAGTTGTTTAGCATATTTGAAGCGATTCGCCGCATATAGCCAAATAATGAGTGGAATAATGGCGAAAAAAAAGCGCACGCTTGAAGCAACAAATGTCGGCATAGCTTGGGCAACCACTCGTCCCCAAGGCCAAGAGGCGCCCCATAAAATCACCATTCCAATTAATTGTAAATGTATGCGGAGAGGGTTCATATCATTAACATATCCTGTTTAGCCTTTTCTATTTACTTAAAGGCTCTGCTTGATAAGCTTTAATTTTTTCTCGTAAAGCGGCTTCAAATGCTTCTCGATGAACGTCATCCTGAAAAGCTGAATGAGGAATAGATAAATACTGTCCACTACCAATTCGAATCGTTAAGTAACCATAATGATTTTCGATATGATGAATGTACCGATAATTATATAAAGTTTGGCAGAGAGCTATTTCAGAACATAACCCATCTTCTTTAATTCGTATGGTTCTTTTTTCCTTATTAGCTTCCTCATATACTTGGCTTTGAAAAGCTTTGGTATTTAAATAAGGTCGCAGACAAACAGCATAAAAAAAAGAACATAGTGAGATAATCAATAATATATGCCCAGCATAATTAGCTAAGATATTTTCATAGCAATCATATAAATACTCTCCCCAATCCATCAGTTCAAAAGCAAGAAAAATACTTGGAAGCAAGAAAAATAAATATAATAAAAGATCGCCTAAACTCATCATCTTACGAAATTTATTATGCTTATAAACATTACGACTAATTTTACGAACCGCTTTGGCTTCATTTTTATCTAATACGGGTTGATATGTCACTTCCATTTTATATTCTCTCTTTCTTAAATGTCTAAAAGTGCGGTCAGTTTTTCTACCACATTTTCAGGTTTAATATCAATCAAACTTTGATGATACCCTTCCGAGCTATCTGTACTTTTACGCACCTTAATTAAATCGCCTTCAATTAAACGAATAATCACAGCCTTATCTGATAATGGTGGCGTATAAGTTGGGCTCGTTGGGCCGTAAAGTGCAACCAATGGACGATCTGTCGCAGCGGCAATATGCATTAAGCCACTGTCATTACTCACTACTGCCGTACAGTTAGCAATTAAATCTACCGCTTGATTCAGGTTTGTTTGCCCTGCTAAATTCAAACAGAACGGTTGTAGCTCGGCAGGCAACGCATTGCGGATTTGCTCTCCTGCGTCCACATCTTTTGGTGAACCAAATAATTCTACTGCGTAGCCTTTTTCAATCAGCATTTCGGCTAATTTAGCATAGTGATAATGCGGCCAACGTTTTGCCGGGCCAAATTCCGCCCCCGGACAAAATCCAATAATCGGACGTTCGCCTAAAAGTGCGGTCTGTTTTTCAAAGTTTTTTAAGGTTTCTGCTTGTTGAGTTGGATCAACGGTTAAATAAGGTTTTAGAACAGGAATATCAGCCGCTTTTGGCACCGCATTTTGCTCAAAGGCTAACGCTACATAACGTTGCACCATCATAGGGTAATCACATTTGTTATTGCGTAAATCGTTAAGCAAGAAATAACGGCTTTCCCCTTTCCAACCACGACGTACAGCAATTTTTGCAAAGGCGGGAATAAAGGCTGACTTCAAGGAGTTTGGTAGCACGATCGCTATATCATATTGATTACGCAATGCTTTACCTAAACGATAACGCTCACACAAGGCAAACTTGCCGTGTCCGAGCGGCATTTCAATGGCATGACGCACTTCAGGCATACGGGCTAAAAGCGGTTTACACCAATTCGGTGCCATCACATCAATTTGGCAATGGGGGGATTGCAGTTTGAGTTGTTGATACAAACTGTGCGACATCATCATATCGCCGACCCAAGATGGGCCGATAATTAAAATATTCATGCTTGACCTTATAACAAAAGTGCGGTTAAAAATAAGACTAATTTTAACCGCACTTTATTCATTTTCTAGTATTGAACGACATTATTTGTTCAATATTTTTATTTAACCACGCCATGTACTCAGCCACACCTTCCGCTACGGTTTTAAATGGTTTGTCATAGCCAGTTGCGCGAAGTTTCGTTAAATTCGCTTGCGTATATTCTTGATAGCGAGATTTCAAATGCTCTGGGAATGGAATGGTTTCCACCTCGCCTTTGCCATGGAATTTAATTACCGCTTTTGCCACTTCCGCAAAAGACTCTGCATTGCCAGTACCGCAGTTGAAGATACCTGAAATACCATTTTGCCAACACCAAATGTTGACTTGTGCTACATCGCCTACATAAACGAAATCACGACGGAAGTGCTCACTGCCAGCAAATAATTTTGGATTTTCACCTTTCAGGATTTGGTTATTTAAGTGGAATGCCACGCTTGCCATTGAACCTTTGTGACCTTCACGCGGACCATACACGTTGAAATAACGGAAACCACATACTGGTGATTGCGCTTCAGGTAAAATTGCACGCACATATTGGTCGAATAAGAATTTAGAATAACCGTACACATTCAATGGGCCTTCAAATTCACGCTCTTCACGGAATTCAGTTTTGTCGCCATAAGTAGCCGCACTTGATGCATACAAGAACGGAATTTGACGATCTAAGCAGTAATGCAATAACTCTTTTGAATACTCGTAGTTATTGTGCATGATGTATTTACCGTCCCATTCAGTGGTCGCCGAGCAAGCCCCTTCATGGAATACGGCATCGATATCACCTAAATCATCACCAGCAATAATTGACGCGATAAAGTCTTCTTTGTCACAGTAATCTGCAATATCAAGATCCACTAAGTTAATGAATTTAGTCCCGTCTTTTAAGTTATCCACCACTAAAATATCTTTGCGTCCCATATCGTTTAATGCTTTAACGATATTACTGCCGATGAAACCGGCGCCACCTGTTACGATAATCATAATTCTGTCCTCTTTAAAATAAGTCTGTGTATTGTAATAGATTTTGTGCCGCTTAGCCAAAAAACTCTGTGAAAAACAACCGCACTTTTAAGCCCCAGTAACTCGTCCAGCCCGTTGTGGCCAAATCCATTTTTCCTTTATTTAAAATAATAATGGTCGGTGTCACATTCACCTGCCATTGATCCGCAATCTTGCCTTGAGGATCATTCACCGTTGTAAACTGATAGTGATGTGTTTGTAAATAATCCTCCACATCCTTATTTGTCCCCGAACGTAGCGCGACAGAGACTACCGGATAGCCTTCTTCTGAAAGTGAATTAATCGCTGGAGAAGTATAACGACAATAACCACACCAACTTCCCCAGAAGTAAATGATCGTCGGCTTAGTTTGATCTAATTGAGGCAAAAAGAAGGCATCCCCCTGTAAATCATAAAGTGCCGTCGCATTGATTTCAGGTGGAATATTGGGTTTACGAATAAAATCGAGAATACTGCTTACGACAATCAACGTCAGCATGAGCGAAATCGCATTTTTTAATAATGTTTTAAGTTTCACAATAAAATTTCATGATCTAGGATAAATGGATTGTAATCGATCAGAAAAGTGCGGTCAAAATTACAGATATTTTGCTATGATAACCATATCATTTAATAAGGAGAAAAAATATGGATAGTAAACAATTAGCACAATATATTGATCACACAGCCCTTACTGCTGAAAAAACAGAACAAGATATTCTTAAACTCTGTGATGAAGCCATTCAGTACGGCTTTTATTCAGTCTGCATTAATTCAGGTTATATTCCTTTAGCCAAAGAAAAACTCGCTGGCTCAAACGTCAAAATTTGTACCGTTGTTGGTTTCCCACTTGGTGCCAACTTATCCTCAGTCAAAGCGTTTGAAACCCAAGAAACCATCAAAGCGGGTGCAGGTGAAATCGATATGGTAATTAATGTTGGCTTGATTAAATCAAATAAATGGGATGCCGTAAAAGACGACATTCAAGCTGTATTAACCGCTTGTCATGGCGTGCCACTTAAAGTGATTTTGGAAACCTGCTTACTCACCAAAGAAGAAATTGTGAAAGCCTGTGAAATCTGTAAAGCGTTGGGTGTGGCATTCGTTAAAACCTCAACGGGTTTCAATAAAGGCGGCGCAACCGTAGAAGATGTGGCATTAATGAAGAAAACGGTAGGCAACATCGGCGTGAAAGCCTCTGGCGGTATTCGTGATACCCAAACCGCACTAGCAATGATTGAAGCAGGCGCTACACGAATTGGTGCAAGCGCAGGCATTTCGATTTTAACGGGTGTTTCTGATAATACCTCTAGTAATTACTAATTGATAATAAAAAAGGAGATTGAAGTGTGTGCTTCAATCTCCTTTTTTAAACATCAATTAAAGAATTTCTAATAACTTCGCAAAGCCATCAAACACCCAATCTGGGTTTGATTCAGCAATTGGGATATTGTAGTTGTATCCATAAGTTAATCCCACAACCGGGCAGCCTGCTGAATGTGCCGCGAGAATGTCATTTCGAGAGTCACCTACAAACAACACTTGGCGAGGTTCTACGCCAAATTTACCACATAAATAATACAATGGGCCTGGATGTGGTTTAATAGCAGGTAATGATTGCCCACCAAGCATTTCACTGAATAAATGATCGATGCCAAATGCCGCTAATACCGGCTGAACGTGACGAGTTGGTTTGTTCGTTACTACAGCTAAGGTATAACCTCGAGCTTTCAAAGTTTCTAATGTTTCTTTTACATTTGGATATAAACGGCTCACATTACAAAGGTTCTCCGCGTAATACACGTTAAAACGCTCTTTCACTTGTTCCATTTCTGCATCTGAAAAGTCTTTACCTGTTTGCTCTTTTGCCCATTCTAAAGCTCGTGCAATCAATACTGGTGCCCCATTACCAATCCAAGTTAACACTAACTCTTCTGGTGCTTGAGGTAATCCAAAGTCTGCTAAAGCAGAATTCACAGACAACGCTAAATCTGGCAAGCTATTCACAAGCGTACCGTCTAAATCAAAACCGATAACTTTAAATTGAGTCTTCATTCTTACTACCATTTATTTAACTGAAGCTAACTGCGCGCGCATTTGATCAATGATTTGTTTATAATCTGGTTTACCAAAAATCGCTGAACCTGCTACAAACATATCTGCACCGGCTGCGGCGATTTCTGCAATATTATCCACTTTTACCCCACCATCAACTTCTAAACGGATATCTAAACCGCTTTCATCAATTAGACGACGTGCCTGTTGTAATTTTCTCAATGTTGAAGGTAAAAAAGATTGTCCACCAAATCCTGGATTCACGGACATTAACAAAATCACATCCACCTTATCTAATACATAATCCAAATAACTTAATGGTGTGGCAGGATTAAACACTAAACCCGCTTTACAGCCGTGATCTCGAATGAGCTGTAAAGAGCGGTCAATATGTTCACTGGCTTCAGGATGAAATGTAATGTAATCCGCACCCGCTTTGGCAAAATCAGGAATAATACGATCGACCGGTTTTACCATCAAATGCACGTCAATAGGTGCTTTAATACCATAATCACGCAAAGCTTTACACACGGCTGGGCCAAAGGTTAAATTCGGCACATAGTGGTTATCCATTACATCAAAATGAATCACATCCGCACCGGCATTCAACACGTTTTGCACATCATCACCAAGACGAGCAAGATCTGCAGAAAGGATAGAAGGGGCGATTAAATAAGGTTTCATTTGTCATCTCCTAAAGGATAAAAGTGCTTGTAGTTTACTACGTTAGGCTAAATTTTACCTTGATTATTTACAAGTTTTAGCTGAAAACAAAGAAAAAATAACCGCACTTGATTCAATTGTCTCAAAGTGCGGTTGGTTTTTATCCTATTTTAAAAGGACTGATTAGTTTAATCCAATGATTTCCCAACGGTTGTGAGATTGACCATCGATTTTGCCTTTTTTCACGTTAGTGATGTAATCGATCATCATATTTTGGATAGTGCCTTTTTCGCGGCCCATTGCGACTTTAGATTCCCAAAGTACTGGAATTTTTTGGCCTTCCCAAATACCACCTTTACCGTTTAATTGAGCGAAACGATATGAGTTCATACCCACTTTTAATTTCATATCATCTGTCACCGGTTTGCCGTCAGCAAGAGTTAAATCAACGATTTTGCTACCTTGTGGGTTACGTAAGTCAATTTTGTAATTTACGCCACCAAAAATGTCGTAAGTCACATATTTTGATTTTTTACGTTCCGCATTGTAACGGTATTCAGTATCACCTGGTTGGATGGTATCGAAGTAGTTCGCAGACCATTCCATATATTCTTTCAATTGTTTACCGGTCATTTCATAAACGGTAACATCACCGCCTGCATAACGATAGTTAAAGATGATGTCTTTTTTCTTGATATCGCCTTTATCCATACGTGCTTTTTGATGGTCGAAAGAGAAAGTCACCACATCTGCACCGCTGTAATGTTGTTCAACATCATTAATGAATGAAGATAAACCAGTATCTTTTGAGAATACAGCAGATACACCGTGTTTAGTCTCTTGAGGTACCATTTCATTCGCTGTTTGACCGATTACTACGTTGTTTAATTCACGTAATTTCTCGTGATAAGGTTTGTAGATTTCCACAATTTTCTTATCTGCTTCAAGTGCTTTAACTGGAACCGTTTTAGATTCTTTCTTCACTAATTTCACTTCTTTTTTATCGTTGATATCAAAAGTTAAATCCACTTCAGATACCACGGTACCGTAACGGTGTGGTTCAGTGATTAGTGTGTTTTTAATGGTTTCACTTGGTACATCTTTATGCATGTGACCCGCGATAACCACATCAATACCATCTACTGCATTGATGACATCACGCATACCAGTATCAGGAATATTGTTTTCATTATCGATACCCATGTGGGTCACCGCAATAATCGCATCCACGCCTTTTGCTTTTAATTTCTCAACTTGTGTACGCGCTTCTTCTGTCGGTGAAGTAAATTTCATGTCTTTTAAGTTGCCCGTATCTTCTTCAAATTTTGCTGACATTGGGGTACTTAAACCAATAATCCCTAACTTCACGCCATCTTTTTCGATGATGGTTGTCGCATCGATATAACGTTTGTCATTTTTCTTATGATAGAAGTTTGCGGTTAATTTTTTCGCTTTGATATCTTTTAGGATTTCATCTAATGCTTTCATCCCAAAGTTAAACTCGTGGTTACCCAATACGAAAATATCATAATTCATTTCGTTTAATACTTTTGGAATTGGGTGATCTTTGTAATATTTTTTATCTTTTGCGAACACATCGATTTGGTTATCTTGGATCGCATCACCGACTTCCACTAACACCACGTTTTTATTATTTTTACGCACATCTTTCACATAAGTTGCAATTTGTGCATAAGAACCTGATTTGTCCTCTACGTCTGCACCATAGCTCCAAGGTACGATACGACCGTGAACATCGGAGGTCCCTAATAATTTAATATTCACTTCTTGTGCCATTGCTGTGCTAACAGCAGAAAGCGCAAATAATGAGCAAAGTAATTTTTTCATAAAATTTCCTTTAAAGTTGCACAATGTGCGGTTAAAAATGCCGGAGAATTATAGCGGTGAATCGATTGCTTACATAATTTTATTTTGAAGAAAAATAAAATTTATGAGCTTGATCACATTTCATTTGGAGGATTAATGCCCTGTTTGAGAAAACAAGTTAATCACTAAAACACCACTGATAATCAACACCATACCTATCAGCCCTGCGGTATCAATTTTCTGACCAAATGCGAAATATGCCACAATAGCGGTCAGAACAATACCAACGCCCGACCAAATGGCGTAAACCAAGCCCACGGAAAGAGTTCGGAAAACAATGGAGACAAAATAAAACGAAATGGCATATAGCGCTAATGAACCAACGGTGGGTAAAAGTTTGGTAAAGCCATCACTGACTTTTAATAAATTCGTTGCCACGATTTCAAGGCAAATAGAGATAGCGAGTAATGTCCAAGGATTCATATCAATCAAACAGTAAAGTAGAAAGACACTATTCTACCTTAAGCGGCGGATGGATGTAATCGAATTTGACGAGCCATGGCTTGCATATAAGGCGCCGTTTGCTCAAAGAAATAACGGTAAGAGACACATAAATAATTATGTGGATTAGGTTCATTTTCGAGAGAAACAAAACGATGTTTCGGGCAACCACCATAACAGAGTTTGCGAAACTCGCAACGCCGACAAAGTGCGGTCAATTTTTGTGATTTTTCTAAACCGAATTGCTGCTGTTTAGTAGAAAGCACAATCTCCGTTAAAGGTTGCTGAGTTAAATTGCCCACCTTATATTCGGGATACACAAAATGATCGCAAGCATACACATCGCCATTGGCTTCTGTGACAAGAGATTGCCCACAAGTGGGTTGGTGAACGCAAGTTGTAGAAGGATAACCAAGCCATTGCCCAAGCAGATTATCAAACTGTGACACATAAATTTTTCCTACATCATGCTCATACCATTCATGAAAGACATCCACGAGAAATTGCCCATAGCCTTCTGATGGTACCGAGAAATCGGTTACTGATTGAGTTTGGGCATGACGTTCAACGATAGGAATAAACTGCATATAAGCCGAACCA is drawn from Haemophilus parainfluenzae and contains these coding sequences:
- a CDS encoding protein disulfide oxidoreductase, encoding MKLKTLLKNAISLMLTLIVVSSILDFIRKPNIPPEINATALYDLQGDAFFLPQLDQTKPTIIYFWGSWCGYCRYTSPAINSLSEEGYPVVSVALRSGTNKDVEDYLQTHHYQFTTVNDPQGKIADQWQVNVTPTIIILNKGKMDLATTGWTSYWGLKVRLFFTEFFG
- the deoC gene encoding deoxyribose-phosphate aldolase, producing the protein MDSKQLAQYIDHTALTAEKTEQDILKLCDEAIQYGFYSVCINSGYIPLAKEKLAGSNVKICTVVGFPLGANLSSVKAFETQETIKAGAGEIDMVINVGLIKSNKWDAVKDDIQAVLTACHGVPLKVILETCLLTKEEIVKACEICKALGVAFVKTSTGFNKGGATVEDVALMKKTVGNIGVKASGGIRDTQTALAMIEAGATRIGASAGISILTGVSDNTSSNY
- a CDS encoding phosphoglycolate phosphatase, whose product is MKTQFKVIGFDLDGTLVNSLPDLALSVNSALADFGLPQAPEELVLTWIGNGAPVLIARALEWAKEQTGKDFSDAEMEQVKERFNVYYAENLCNVSRLYPNVKETLETLKARGYTLAVVTNKPTRHVQPVLAAFGIDHLFSEMLGGQSLPAIKPHPGPLYYLCGKFGVEPRQVLFVGDSRNDILAAHSAGCPVVGLTYGYNYNIPIAESNPDWVFDGFAKLLEIL
- the rpe gene encoding ribulose-phosphate 3-epimerase; the encoded protein is MKPYLIAPSILSADLARLGDDVQNVLNAGADVIHFDVMDNHYVPNLTFGPAVCKALRDYGIKAPIDVHLMVKPVDRIIPDFAKAGADYITFHPEASEHIDRSLQLIRDHGCKAGLVFNPATPLSYLDYVLDKVDVILLMSVNPGFGGQSFLPSTLRKLQQARRLIDESGLDIRLEVDGGVKVDNIAEIAAAGADMFVAGSAIFGKPDYKQIIDQMRAQLASVK
- a CDS encoding bifunctional metallophosphatase/5'-nucleotidase yields the protein MKKLLCSLFALSAVSTAMAQEVNIKLLGTSDVHGRIVPWSYGADVEDKSGSYAQIATYVKDVRKNNKNVVLVEVGDAIQDNQIDVFAKDKKYYKDHPIPKVLNEMNYDIFVLGNHEFNFGMKALDEILKDIKAKKLTANFYHKKNDKRYIDATTIIEKDGVKLGIIGLSTPMSAKFEEDTGNLKDMKFTSPTEEARTQVEKLKAKGVDAIIAVTHMGIDNENNIPDTGMRDVINAVDGIDVVIAGHMHKDVPSETIKNTLITEPHRYGTVVSEVDLTFDINDKKEVKLVKKESKTVPVKALEADKKIVEIYKPYHEKLRELNNVVIGQTANEMVPQETKHGVSAVFSKDTGLSSFINDVEQHYSGADVVTFSFDHQKARMDKGDIKKKDIIFNYRYAGGDVTVYEMTGKQLKEYMEWSANYFDTIQPGDTEYRYNAERKKSKYVTYDIFGGVNYKIDLRNPQGSKIVDLTLADGKPVTDDMKLKVGMNSYRFAQLNGKGGIWEGQKIPVLWESKVAMGREKGTIQNMMIDYITNVKKGKIDGQSHNRWEIIGLN
- a CDS encoding DMT family transporter; translation: MNPWTLLAISICLEIVATNLLKVSDGFTKLLPTVGSLALYAISFYFVSIVFRTLSVGLVYAIWSGVGIVLTAIVAYFAFGQKIDTAGLIGMVLIISGVLVINLFSQTGH
- a CDS encoding anaerobic sulfatase maturase, translated to MSVFPPQAHFHLMAKPSSFHCNIQCEYCFYLEKSEQFGQHAPFMSKDTLKHYVKNYIQSHAGNVVEFAWQGGEPTLLGLDFYKQAVEYQQEFAQGKQITNAFQTNGIALNQQWAAFFKQHHFLIGLSIDGLSAVHNRYRISGNGNPTFEKVVKALNLLQEYGVEFNTLTVINDQNWQKGRETYLALKQLGSAYMQFIPIVERHAQTQSVTDFSVPSEGYGQFLVDVFHEWYEHDVGKIYVSQFDNLLGQWLGYPSTTCVHQPTCGQSLVTEANGDVYACDHFVYPEYKVGNLTQQPLTEIVLSTKQQQFGLEKSQKLTALCRRCEFRKLCYGGCPKHRFVSLENEPNPHNYLCVSYRYFFEQTAPYMQAMARQIRLHPSAA